One window of Tenacibaculum maritimum NCIMB 2154 genomic DNA carries:
- the tssO gene encoding type VI secretion system TssO: protein MKPLNHPERRKQILTFGIYFTLLLLFVFVCGILTLVTARKGISLLEEKKDRYERVFRKQAEISFQLKGIYKNLYSLKNKRRNMGEHKQMQKLITDARVLIEQEIDSTAGGKSEYYKLYLELLNQVKDFQGIMGVYEKEQDKRRHNIEQLEKCKEKYQELSKQKIK from the coding sequence ATGAAACCTTTAAATCATCCAGAAAGAAGAAAACAGATATTAACATTTGGTATTTATTTCACCTTGTTGTTGTTGTTTGTATTTGTTTGTGGGATTCTGACTTTAGTGACTGCTAGAAAAGGAATCTCCTTATTAGAAGAGAAAAAAGATAGATATGAAAGGGTTTTTAGAAAACAAGCAGAAATATCTTTCCAGTTAAAAGGGATTTATAAAAACCTATACAGTCTAAAGAATAAGCGGCGTAATATGGGAGAGCATAAACAAATGCAAAAACTCATAACAGATGCTCGGGTTTTGATAGAACAAGAAATAGATAGTACTGCTGGGGGTAAAAGTGAATATTATAAATTGTATTTAGAATTATTAAATCAAGTAAAAGATTTTCAGGGAATTATGGGGGTTTATGAAAAAGAACAAGATAAACGGAGGCACAATATAGAGCAGTTGGAAAAATGTAAGGAAAAATATCAAGAATTAAGTAAACAAAAAATAAAATAG
- a CDS encoding DUF5457 domain-containing protein produces MSIEEKPLHEVVLDIMFFADTEKPMAFTPEDVFWRMKDPDISERQIKEVLNWLVTGKKVVQRFGKYQIDKYEFVDMATKYEKEIQKKPKEEKVEQKKVQVVKKIAVKKQVRGNEKSNANLFKIISCFLLLLVMLLLVGVIYSIQTKPNRELPEIKFSEWVEYEPPHLYVSAQENSKNKIVGKQLKNISFSFWKQNKTNQKFEEKLNSLNNSMVVLREQLDKVKHMYKEEQDYHKKIFTVMALVFMFLTAFLFLLIKKLF; encoded by the coding sequence ATGAGTATAGAGGAAAAACCTTTGCATGAAGTTGTATTAGATATTATGTTTTTTGCTGATACAGAAAAGCCTATGGCTTTTACTCCAGAGGATGTTTTTTGGAGAATGAAGGATCCTGATATCAGTGAACGTCAAATAAAAGAGGTGTTGAATTGGTTGGTTACAGGCAAAAAGGTGGTGCAGAGATTTGGGAAATATCAGATAGATAAATATGAGTTTGTTGATATGGCCACGAAGTATGAAAAAGAAATTCAAAAAAAACCGAAGGAAGAAAAGGTAGAGCAGAAAAAAGTACAGGTAGTAAAGAAGATAGCTGTTAAAAAACAAGTAAGAGGAAATGAAAAGAGCAATGCAAATTTATTCAAAATAATTTCTTGTTTTTTGTTATTGTTGGTTATGTTGTTACTTGTGGGAGTTATTTACTCTATACAAACAAAGCCGAATAGAGAACTACCTGAAATAAAATTTTCGGAATGGGTGGAATATGAGCCTCCGCACTTGTATGTTTCTGCTCAAGAAAATTCAAAAAACAAAATAGTAGGAAAGCAATTGAAAAATATTTCCTTTTCATTTTGGAAGCAGAATAAAACCAATCAGAAATTTGAAGAAAAACTGAATAGCTTAAATAATAGCATGGTAGTATTAAGAGAGCAATTAGATAAAGTAAAGCATATGTATAAAGAAGAACAAGACTATCATAAGAAAATATTCACAGTTATGGCGTTGGTTTTTATGTTTTTAACTGCTTTTTTATTTTTGTTGATAAAAAAGTTGTTTTAA
- the tssO gene encoding type VI secretion system TssO produces the protein MEFSELFWRKVRFVLLFLLFVSTTFIILTKFIFKIPIIESKDLLVNISASERILEEQERYVEKVKILHDSISVVKFEINQVQKLNEIKSDIHMLQNVYKKNNMNNKYIFGVQSSKILKIYFDARESLNKVKKNNEVLEKNLNECKANI, from the coding sequence ATGGAATTTAGTGAGCTTTTTTGGAGGAAAGTTAGGTTTGTGTTGCTATTCTTATTGTTCGTAAGTACTACGTTTATTATTCTCACTAAGTTTATCTTCAAAATACCCATTATAGAAAGTAAAGACTTATTAGTAAATATTAGTGCTTCTGAAAGAATTCTGGAAGAGCAAGAACGGTATGTTGAAAAGGTAAAAATATTGCATGATTCTATTAGTGTTGTAAAGTTTGAGATCAATCAAGTTCAAAAATTAAACGAAATAAAATCAGACATTCATATGTTGCAAAATGTGTACAAAAAAAATAACATGAATAATAAATACATTTTTGGAGTACAATCATCTAAAATTTTAAAAATATATTTTGATGCTCGCGAAAGTTTAAATAAAGTGAAGAAAAATAATGAAGTTTTAGAAAAAAACTTAAATGAATGTAAAGCAAACATTTAA
- a CDS encoding type VI secretion system Vgr family protein, producing the protein MSTENKQVSINGEFIKGYQSIHLIQKINEHHSFEVSIDLETIEKEGAYTIDKSKEWLGKTIIISVHEKDFTGIITNISLNHDRGHHGQIVLSGYSSTIALENGEHMQSFLKKNLTSIVETVAKHPKITASVKPEYTSEIIYETQYLETHFRFLQRLAKQYHEWFYYDGDTLFFGKPKLDAPIELIYGPDISEMKIGIQTDARKYESFSYNSSMDEQYSSKSPDSPAGLNELGQLAFSAALDTYTAPTNLYARMRIGNKSDLDTHLKKKQQSAFASSNYISLKTSKRGLTVGSVIDLRSEIVAGKGNVAAKRHGTYIITQIDHIAKVGNSYYNNIIALPADIKALPEPSVNFPVAETQMATVIDNEDPDGKGRVQVRMHWQTGEMKTWWVRVLTPDGGKSDKVSMNRGFVFIPEVNDQVLVSFRYNDPNRPFILGSLYNGRTGVGGDKENKIKSITTRSGSTVTFDDNEGKGNITVSDPSGNAVVLNGDGTITISAPEKIDIISKEINLTAEDKININGDNEVNIGSKATSVEGTDIVSLRSDTQMTGEAPSVSIKGAQTTLVEGKLIDIKGDAMTNVKGKILNLN; encoded by the coding sequence ATGAGTACCGAAAACAAACAAGTAAGTATCAATGGTGAATTTATTAAAGGGTACCAATCAATTCATTTGATACAAAAAATAAACGAACATCATTCTTTTGAAGTAAGTATTGATTTAGAAACTATAGAAAAAGAAGGGGCTTATACAATTGATAAATCCAAGGAATGGCTAGGCAAAACAATAATTATAAGTGTTCATGAAAAAGATTTTACAGGTATTATAACCAATATATCATTAAACCATGATAGAGGACACCACGGGCAAATAGTATTATCAGGATATTCTTCTACCATTGCACTAGAAAATGGAGAACATATGCAGTCATTTTTAAAGAAAAACTTAACGTCAATCGTAGAAACCGTAGCTAAGCATCCTAAAATTACGGCTAGTGTAAAACCTGAATATACTTCTGAAATAATATATGAAACACAATATTTAGAAACTCATTTTCGGTTTTTGCAACGACTGGCAAAGCAATACCATGAATGGTTTTATTATGATGGGGATACCTTGTTTTTTGGAAAACCGAAATTAGACGCTCCTATAGAACTCATTTATGGACCAGATATTAGTGAAATGAAAATTGGTATTCAAACAGATGCAAGAAAATACGAGTCTTTCTCATATAACTCATCTATGGATGAACAGTACTCTTCGAAAAGTCCTGATAGCCCAGCGGGATTAAACGAATTGGGACAATTGGCGTTTAGCGCAGCATTGGATACATATACAGCACCAACAAATTTATATGCTAGAATGCGTATAGGGAACAAATCGGATTTGGATACGCACTTAAAGAAAAAACAGCAAAGTGCTTTTGCTAGTTCTAATTATATCTCTTTAAAAACTTCTAAAAGGGGATTGACGGTAGGTAGCGTAATTGATTTACGTTCTGAAATTGTAGCAGGAAAAGGAAATGTTGCAGCAAAAAGACATGGTACTTATATTATTACTCAAATAGATCATATAGCTAAAGTAGGAAATAGTTATTATAACAATATCATAGCCTTGCCAGCAGATATCAAAGCGCTTCCAGAACCTAGCGTGAATTTTCCTGTAGCAGAAACGCAAATGGCAACAGTAATAGATAATGAAGACCCAGATGGGAAAGGAAGGGTACAGGTGCGTATGCACTGGCAAACAGGAGAAATGAAAACTTGGTGGGTTCGTGTATTAACACCAGATGGAGGAAAGAGTGACAAGGTGTCTATGAATAGAGGTTTTGTATTTATTCCTGAAGTAAATGATCAAGTGCTTGTTTCTTTTAGATATAACGATCCTAATAGGCCGTTTATACTTGGTAGTTTATACAACGGAAGAACGGGTGTAGGTGGAGATAAAGAGAATAAAATAAAGAGTATTACTACGCGTAGTGGAAGCACAGTTACATTTGATGATAATGAAGGAAAAGGTAATATTACCGTTAGCGATCCTAGTGGAAATGCAGTGGTCTTAAATGGAGATGGAACGATTACGATTTCTGCTCCTGAAAAAATAGACATTATCTCAAAAGAAATTAATTTAACAGCAGAAGATAAAATAAATATCAATGGAGATAATGAAGTAAATATAGGGAGTAAAGCAACAAGTGTAGAGGGAACAGATATAGTGAGTTTGCGTAGTGATACACAAATGACAGGAGAAGCCCCAAGTGTATCTATAAAAGGAGCACAAACTACATTGGTAGAAGGAAAATTGATAGATATCAAAGGAGATGCAATGACGAATGTGAAAGGGAAAATTCTAAATTTAAACTAA
- the tssD gene encoding type VI secretion system tube protein TssD → MGSFRATFTLAGKEFDVLYSNYEFSRNTDTKGKPSSNILGGRVEVTFESTEDTSVIEAMLNSQFKPVEGKITYKKTEEDAKMKEIEFKNAYVVYFKETLDVNNEVPMTSRVVFSAEEITVGNAALHNRWPRA, encoded by the coding sequence ATGGGATCATTTAGAGCAACATTCACGTTAGCAGGTAAAGAGTTTGATGTACTTTATTCAAACTATGAATTCAGTAGAAATACTGATACAAAAGGAAAGCCATCTTCTAATATTTTAGGAGGTAGAGTAGAGGTTACTTTTGAATCAACGGAAGATACATCTGTTATCGAAGCAATGTTAAATAGTCAGTTTAAACCAGTAGAAGGTAAGATTACTTACAAGAAAACTGAAGAGGATGCCAAGATGAAAGAGATTGAGTTTAAAAATGCATATGTTGTGTACTTTAAAGAAACATTAGATGTGAATAACGAAGTGCCAATGACTAGTAGAGTAGTATTCTCAGCAGAAGAAATCACGGTAGGTAACGCGGCTTTACATAACCGTTGGCCAAGAGCATAA
- a CDS encoding TssN family type VI secretion system protein produces MEALIAFFLRYLLAPILVVILLVVIGNLMKMRTKTLKMKKVVVFVLVLSLILSLPSLLGFLKNEFVWGGLALTIIAYLLLGVGFVLIRNLSFYKNIKGEEEKEDKVDFNKITELLIMLVAVILSTWIYYLIFSWISKLPYAIWAMFSTVWFFMPFLYVLSKELFLKIETPFYKAWKVELNNDHRDYWEHIDTFRLIQVTVKIKRRSEDEEYSSFSVKLPREVPLGVWFNKFIEDQNVRFPENMIDPFGGGGTEIGWIFYTSKWFSFPLFIKVLDSKEDGKFNRVKNKQVIYIRRTKVKSEE; encoded by the coding sequence ATGGAAGCATTGATCGCTTTTTTCTTACGATACTTATTAGCTCCTATTTTGGTAGTGATTCTATTAGTAGTTATTGGTAATTTGATGAAAATGAGAACAAAAACACTAAAAATGAAAAAAGTAGTGGTTTTTGTACTAGTCCTTTCATTAATATTGTCACTCCCCTCTTTATTAGGTTTTTTAAAAAATGAGTTTGTATGGGGAGGTTTAGCACTTACTATTATCGCATATCTATTGTTAGGAGTAGGCTTTGTACTTATTAGAAATTTGAGTTTTTATAAAAATATAAAAGGAGAAGAAGAAAAAGAAGACAAAGTAGATTTTAATAAGATTACAGAGTTGTTAATTATGCTAGTAGCGGTAATCTTATCAACTTGGATTTACTATCTAATATTCTCTTGGATTAGTAAGTTGCCATACGCTATTTGGGCAATGTTTTCAACAGTTTGGTTTTTTATGCCTTTTTTATATGTGTTATCAAAAGAACTTTTCTTAAAGATAGAAACCCCATTTTATAAGGCATGGAAAGTAGAATTGAATAATGATCATAGAGATTATTGGGAGCATATAGATACATTTAGATTGATACAGGTAACTGTAAAAATAAAAAGGAGATCTGAAGATGAAGAATACTCGTCCTTTTCTGTAAAACTGCCAAGAGAAGTACCATTGGGAGTTTGGTTTAATAAGTTTATAGAAGATCAAAATGTTCGATTTCCAGAAAATATGATAGATCCATTTGGAGGTGGAGGAACGGAAATAGGTTGGATATTTTATACTAGTAAATGGTTTAGCTTTCCATTATTTATTAAAGTGTTAGACTCCAAAGAAGATGGGAAGTTTAATAGAGTTAAAAATAAGCAGGTTATTTATATACGTAGAACAAAAGTAAAATCAGAAGAATAA
- the tssR gene encoding type VI secretion system protein TssR domain-containing protein: MSGILKKIVIVFFTIFFLFIFQNSFGQLSKYEKVEKIGEGRFNYIKSKLEKDAFEADKDVRIVYSDREANEAYLDPYGQQKNKKQKFLTPYFIIDAENGAYELVVADASLIGKPKGLFSVFMGKKYRFSDTKGLVYAGWIPKERLLNYTTSIIDEANNKALKYKIGISRPKTLFKLHRFFKKDTLSIYKDPVLKIKSDKKLFINQTVYPYKYNETQKAVFVSTKPQMKDTISQISGWIPADFITPIGQNEVFKLKDNFYFQLITKKGDTINLEQDDLNSKYFYHNTPNQFVSTDSIVDVNIPLYVWNHKKNKLINVKGNDVLVSEARRLAKESKMVNFHFIFDETDRYKIKPLINSLQNIWIFLSQYPEIELSFSVTCTGRKRSFLLPKTKSFPKWLDFLQEVVDTPGRLKEYGRLGVKEAVNDILLEKDQKGKNFENNFFIIVGSKGRASLNNYPEVIRKLSVKSAKLLFVQLENNIQDDYQNYLLNAKETMSETGEGYNVFIENFIVDNSLIVGHNSLKNIPSETDNIYIYDAPKNSLFNGGIIFPKINEKLSIASLDIAVDSILTNTYKTNQKLISSLKHYESKLGILRSKPSIVVTKVFEAEQKGESLDISEIDRNNINEVYYHKVRVNDTVMKPFEKGYILTKEELLTLIEEYRMLLPRFKKKITKKNRKILQKMYELQIDGINQKFKRMILDRRNTMAKLFYSKTSIPVTEHKLYEIKIKHLKSSKTAKKGFSKLYFKLIKKVDVLEEMLSNNKLEKATDNSYYIPKKMMI; the protein is encoded by the coding sequence ATGAGTGGAATTTTAAAAAAGATTGTCATAGTATTCTTTACGATCTTTTTTCTTTTTATTTTTCAGAATAGCTTCGGGCAGTTGTCGAAGTATGAAAAGGTAGAAAAAATAGGAGAAGGAAGATTTAATTATATAAAGAGTAAGTTAGAAAAAGATGCTTTTGAAGCAGATAAAGATGTTAGAATAGTATATTCTGATAGAGAAGCTAATGAAGCTTACTTAGATCCTTATGGACAACAAAAGAATAAAAAACAAAAATTTTTAACTCCTTATTTTATCATAGATGCTGAAAATGGAGCTTATGAATTAGTGGTTGCTGATGCTAGTTTAATAGGGAAACCTAAAGGGTTATTTTCTGTATTTATGGGAAAGAAATACCGTTTTTCGGATACTAAAGGGTTGGTGTACGCAGGATGGATTCCAAAAGAAAGATTGCTGAATTATACAACGTCAATTATTGATGAGGCTAATAATAAAGCCCTAAAGTATAAAATAGGAATTAGTAGGCCTAAAACATTGTTTAAATTACATAGGTTTTTTAAAAAAGATACACTTTCGATTTATAAAGATCCTGTATTGAAAATAAAATCGGATAAAAAGTTATTTATAAATCAAACGGTTTATCCTTATAAATATAATGAAACTCAAAAAGCTGTTTTTGTATCTACAAAACCACAAATGAAAGATACCATTTCACAAATTTCAGGATGGATTCCCGCTGATTTTATTACTCCTATAGGACAAAACGAGGTATTTAAGCTTAAAGATAATTTTTATTTCCAATTAATTACTAAGAAAGGAGATACTATTAATTTAGAACAAGATGACTTAAATTCGAAATATTTTTACCATAACACTCCTAATCAGTTTGTGAGTACAGATTCGATAGTGGATGTAAATATCCCACTTTATGTTTGGAACCACAAGAAGAATAAGTTAATAAATGTAAAGGGGAATGACGTGCTAGTTTCGGAAGCCCGTAGGTTGGCTAAAGAGAGCAAGATGGTTAATTTTCATTTTATTTTTGATGAAACAGATCGTTATAAGATAAAACCTCTCATTAATTCATTGCAGAATATTTGGATATTCTTGTCTCAATACCCAGAAATAGAACTTTCTTTTTCAGTAACTTGTACAGGAAGAAAGAGAAGTTTTTTATTGCCTAAAACGAAATCTTTTCCGAAATGGTTGGACTTTTTACAAGAAGTAGTTGATACCCCAGGCAGATTGAAAGAGTATGGAAGATTAGGGGTAAAAGAAGCAGTGAATGATATATTGCTAGAGAAAGACCAGAAAGGGAAAAACTTTGAAAATAACTTCTTTATTATTGTAGGAAGTAAAGGAAGGGCTAGTTTGAATAATTATCCTGAGGTGATAAGAAAACTATCAGTGAAATCTGCTAAGTTGTTATTTGTTCAGTTGGAAAATAACATACAAGATGATTATCAAAACTATTTGTTAAATGCAAAAGAAACAATGTCAGAAACAGGAGAGGGATATAACGTATTTATAGAAAACTTTATAGTGGATAATAGCTTAATAGTGGGGCATAATAGTTTGAAAAATATTCCGTCAGAAACAGATAATATTTATATCTATGATGCACCAAAAAACAGCTTATTTAATGGAGGTATTATTTTTCCAAAAATCAATGAGAAACTATCAATAGCATCATTAGATATTGCTGTAGATTCAATTTTAACCAATACATATAAAACCAATCAAAAATTAATTAGCTCGCTAAAGCATTATGAAAGTAAGCTAGGTATCCTGAGGTCCAAACCTTCAATAGTTGTCACAAAGGTTTTTGAAGCAGAACAAAAAGGAGAGTCATTGGATATTTCAGAGATTGATAGAAATAATATCAATGAGGTTTATTATCATAAGGTTAGAGTAAATGACACTGTGATGAAACCTTTTGAAAAAGGATATATTTTAACAAAGGAAGAGCTTCTTACTTTGATAGAGGAATACAGAATGCTTTTACCTCGTTTCAAAAAGAAAATTACTAAGAAAAATAGAAAAATACTTCAAAAAATGTATGAACTCCAAATAGATGGAATAAACCAAAAGTTTAAAAGAATGATTCTTGATAGGAGAAATACAATGGCAAAGCTATTTTATAGCAAAACAAGTATTCCAGTAACCGAACATAAATTGTATGAAATTAAAATAAAGCACTTAAAGAGTAGTAAAACAGCAAAGAAAGGTTTTTCGAAATTATACTTTAAGTTGATAAAGAAAGTAGATGTCCTTGAAGAAATGCTGTCAAATAATAAGCTAGAAAAAGCAACAGATAATAGTTATTACATTCCTAAAAAGATGATGATATGA
- a CDS encoding PKD domain-containing protein → MKLKNKIILLILFLLTLTAIILAIFMPFNSRLSNLDFYIFDSNDNYHYEKNEKLEFYVNDTLAIKGRKLIWHFGNGDTITRNHNVEYAYKKAGKYLITLDVDKRYKISKYIKIISSQEKRAIDSIPKIHSVDEGYVGEELVFSSEGPGIDTWYWEFGETGTVDAYEQQVIYVYATPGNYDIKLKTNTTEYPISHRIKILPRFEKVEDIVAVDSLSLAEEDIRKRLQAIANANVSDKKVFHKNINYIRKKYICDEVNQVVVVVNDSKYNDLYSYCQGLHYLDTRRNQNVTINKVELDTFNCFKKIKVAQSILK, encoded by the coding sequence ATGAAACTTAAAAACAAAATTATACTGCTAATCCTATTTTTACTCACATTAACAGCAATTATATTGGCCATATTTATGCCGTTTAATTCCAGATTGAGTAATCTAGATTTTTATATTTTTGATAGCAACGATAATTATCATTACGAAAAAAATGAAAAATTAGAGTTTTATGTAAATGATACTCTAGCTATCAAAGGAAGAAAATTAATTTGGCATTTTGGAAATGGAGATACAATTACTCGGAACCATAATGTTGAATATGCGTATAAAAAAGCAGGAAAGTACTTAATCACTTTAGATGTTGATAAAAGATATAAAATATCGAAATATATCAAGATTATTTCTTCGCAAGAAAAAAGAGCAATAGACTCTATTCCGAAAATTCATAGTGTAGATGAAGGGTATGTAGGAGAAGAGTTAGTTTTTTCTTCAGAAGGTCCTGGAATAGATACTTGGTATTGGGAGTTTGGTGAAACAGGTACTGTAGATGCTTATGAACAACAAGTGATATATGTGTATGCTACTCCTGGAAATTATGATATAAAGTTAAAAACAAATACAACCGAATATCCTATTTCACACCGTATTAAAATATTACCCAGATTTGAGAAAGTAGAAGATATCGTAGCAGTTGATTCACTGTCTTTAGCCGAGGAGGATATTAGAAAAAGGTTGCAAGCAATAGCAAATGCAAATGTATCAGATAAAAAAGTGTTTCATAAAAACATTAATTATATTAGAAAAAAGTACATATGTGATGAAGTTAATCAAGTAGTGGTAGTGGTAAATGACAGTAAGTACAACGATTTGTATAGTTACTGCCAAGGATTACATTATTTAGATACAAGAAGAAATCAAAATGTTACGATCAATAAGGTAGAATTAGATACTTTTAATTGTTTTAAAAAGATAAAAGTGGCGCAAAGTATATTAAAATGA